One Gemmatimonadota bacterium genomic window carries:
- a CDS encoding peptide transporter, with translation MSDTSREQQEPREQRDQTAATAGQDDQWQIVPDSLPYEDGFSSRIIWAAFFVGLVMLPGAIYLELVTGKSFAGAAEWVTIIMFIEIGKRLFIKLKPQEAIILYWLAAGLAATGLGASGMAAGSSVHGAPFAKMIWFQYLIQSPQADGLAQLLPQWVSPPRGSDSLITRTLFSMEWMEPILLAVLVSILGLVNALSLGYVLFRITADTERLPFPLAPVQAAGATALAESSAGEETWRWRLFTVGAMIGLGWGILYVVVPTVSGVVLTKGVEVFPIPFADFTPRVRDVLPASPIGIGTDMATLLVGFVLPFWIVVGTFISSFVVTFIANPALYHFGLLHSWAPGMSTIPTSINNTIDFWLSFSSIGTSLVIGLIGLVAFARALKRDPDGTSGVQGPRRPPPERGDFRLPIPIALWALSTLCFIALVYYLEPTFPVWISVVFGFLWTPFFSYIGARMIGLTGSPYGSSFPYAREGSFYLSGYKGVAIWFAPVPLFDHSGVVATFRQLELTRTRFPSLVKLYILSLLLLIVFSFLFYALIWKLAPIPSAAYPFVEKMWPLQATMETIWIKSTLPGGSDVIGQLIKWEYIGAGMGFTVALYGVLSLLKAPPLLFYGLVAGLGTGAWIHYTLPTFIGAMLGRFYFGRRYGEKRWRAYAPVILAGYGCGLGLIGMAAVSLVLIAKSTSQILF, from the coding sequence ATGAGTGACACCAGCCGGGAACAGCAGGAACCCCGGGAGCAGCGTGACCAGACCGCGGCGACCGCCGGGCAGGACGACCAGTGGCAGATCGTGCCGGACAGCCTGCCCTACGAGGACGGGTTCAGCAGCCGGATCATCTGGGCCGCCTTCTTCGTCGGGCTGGTCATGCTTCCGGGGGCGATCTACCTGGAACTGGTGACCGGAAAGAGTTTCGCGGGCGCCGCGGAATGGGTCACCATCATCATGTTCATCGAGATCGGGAAGCGCCTGTTCATCAAGCTGAAGCCCCAGGAAGCCATCATCCTCTACTGGCTCGCCGCCGGCCTGGCGGCGACGGGACTGGGCGCCAGCGGCATGGCGGCCGGATCGTCGGTGCACGGCGCGCCTTTCGCCAAGATGATCTGGTTCCAATATCTGATCCAATCCCCCCAGGCGGACGGCCTGGCCCAGCTTCTGCCCCAGTGGGTATCGCCGCCCAGGGGATCCGATTCCCTGATCACCCGGACCCTCTTCTCCATGGAGTGGATGGAGCCCATCCTGCTGGCCGTACTTGTGTCCATTCTCGGCCTGGTCAACGCCCTTTCGCTGGGATACGTGCTCTTCCGCATCACGGCCGACACCGAGCGCCTGCCCTTTCCCCTGGCGCCCGTGCAGGCGGCCGGCGCCACCGCGCTGGCGGAATCGTCGGCGGGCGAGGAGACCTGGCGCTGGCGCCTGTTTACCGTCGGCGCCATGATCGGCCTGGGCTGGGGCATACTCTACGTGGTCGTCCCGACGGTATCGGGGGTGGTGCTGACCAAGGGCGTCGAGGTCTTCCCCATTCCCTTCGCGGACTTCACGCCGCGGGTCCGGGACGTGTTGCCCGCGTCGCCTATCGGCATCGGCACGGACATGGCCACGCTCCTGGTGGGTTTCGTCCTGCCCTTCTGGATCGTGGTCGGCACCTTCATCAGTTCCTTCGTGGTCACCTTCATCGCCAATCCGGCTCTCTACCACTTCGGCCTTTTGCACAGCTGGGCGCCGGGGATGAGCACCATTCCCACCTCCATCAATAATACCATCGATTTCTGGCTTAGTTTTTCGTCCATCGGTACTTCGCTGGTCATCGGCCTGATCGGCCTGGTGGCCTTCGCCCGCGCCCTGAAGCGAGACCCGGACGGCACGTCGGGCGTCCAGGGACCCCGCCGGCCGCCGCCGGAACGGGGTGATTTCAGGCTGCCCATACCCATCGCGCTCTGGGCGTTGTCTACCCTGTGCTTCATCGCTCTGGTCTACTACCTCGAACCCACGTTCCCGGTATGGATCTCCGTGGTTTTCGGGTTCCTGTGGACGCCCTTCTTCTCCTACATCGGCGCGCGCATGATCGGCCTCACGGGCTCGCCTTACGGATCGTCCTTCCCCTACGCGAGGGAGGGGTCCTTCTACCTGTCGGGCTACAAGGGCGTGGCCATCTGGTTCGCGCCGGTTCCGCTCTTCGATCACAGCGGCGTGGTGGCGACCTTCCGACAGCTGGAACTCACCCGAACGCGATTCCCAAGCCTGGTCAAACTGTATATATTGAGCCTGTTGCTGCTCATTGTGTTCAGTTTCCTGTTCTACGCCCTGATCTGGAAACTGGCGCCCATACCGTCCGCGGCCTATCCCTTCGTCGAGAAGATGTGGCCGCTGCAGGCGACGATGGAAACGATCTGGATCAAGTCGACCCTGCCGGGCGGATCGGATGTGATCGGGCAACTCATCAAGTGGGAATACATCGGCGCCGGGATGGGGTTCACGGTGGCCCTGTACGGGGTCCTGAGCCTGCTCAAGGCGCCGCCGTTGCTATTCTACGGCCTGGTCGCGGGACTGGGCACCGGTGCCTGGATACACTACACGCTGCCCACGTTCATCGGAGCGATGCTGGGCCGGTTCTATTTCGGACGGCGGTACGGAGAGAAAAGGTGGCGCGCCTACGCGCCGGTGATCCTGGCCGGGTACGGGTGCGGCCTGGGCCTGATCGGCATGGCGGCCGTCTCCCTGGTGCTGATCGCCAAGTCCACGTCCCAGATCCTGTTCTGA
- a CDS encoding amidohydrolase/deacetylase family metallohydrolase yields MYDLIIKGGHVIDPENGISGSRDVAVDGGLIAAVEHDIPAEHGRKVARVHGHYVTPGLIDIHMHAYGGYRGWVFPDAHVLPNGVTTVLDTGGAGWKKFEDFKDTVIADSTTRVLALINIVGAGMEGAVEQDVSEMDPVPCGDMIARYPEHVVGSKTAHFGGPGWEAVDGAVEAARRSGTIAMIDFAPKPTRSYRDLLLKKLSPGDIHTHLYAQHIPLLDENGRVNDYVREARDKGILFDLGHGGGSFWFRIAVPAIEQGFLPDTISTDLHKYSALMPNASMNTTMSKCLNMGMTLEDVIMRSTRNPARAIRRPELGTLSIGAEADVAVLELEYGEFGFVDSGHARMRGDRRLRCLLTVRAGEVVWDLNGLTRPDWDKAGDYIRTE; encoded by the coding sequence ATGTACGATTTGATTATCAAAGGCGGCCACGTCATCGATCCGGAGAACGGCATCAGCGGAAGCCGGGACGTCGCCGTCGACGGCGGCCTGATCGCGGCGGTGGAGCACGACATCCCGGCGGAACACGGCCGAAAGGTCGCCCGCGTCCACGGCCATTACGTCACGCCCGGGTTGATCGACATCCACATGCATGCCTACGGCGGTTACCGGGGATGGGTATTCCCGGACGCCCACGTGCTTCCCAACGGGGTGACCACGGTGCTGGATACCGGGGGCGCAGGCTGGAAGAAGTTCGAAGACTTCAAGGACACGGTCATCGCGGATTCCACAACCCGGGTCCTGGCGCTGATCAACATCGTGGGCGCCGGCATGGAAGGCGCCGTGGAGCAGGACGTTTCGGAGATGGACCCGGTACCCTGCGGGGACATGATCGCCCGATACCCGGAGCACGTCGTCGGGTCCAAGACCGCCCATTTCGGCGGACCGGGCTGGGAGGCGGTGGACGGCGCCGTCGAGGCGGCCCGCCGAAGCGGCACCATCGCCATGATCGATTTTGCGCCGAAGCCGACCCGGAGCTACCGGGACCTGCTGCTGAAGAAGCTGAGCCCCGGTGACATACACACGCACCTCTACGCGCAGCACATACCCCTGCTGGACGAAAACGGCCGGGTGAACGACTACGTCCGGGAAGCCCGGGACAAGGGCATCCTGTTCGACCTGGGCCACGGCGGCGGCAGCTTCTGGTTCCGCATCGCCGTGCCGGCCATCGAGCAGGGCTTTCTGCCGGATACCATCAGCACGGACCTCCACAAGTACAGCGCCCTGATGCCGAACGCGAGCATGAACACGACCATGTCGAAATGCCTGAACATGGGGATGACCCTGGAGGACGTGATCATGCGCTCCACGCGAAACCCCGCCCGGGCCATCCGGCGCCCCGAACTGGGTACGCTGAGCATCGGCGCGGAGGCGGACGTCGCCGTGCTGGAACTGGAATACGGAGAGTTTGGTTTCGTGGACTCGGGCCATGCGCGCATGCGCGGCGACCGGCGGCTGAGGTGCCTGCTGACGGTGCGGGCCGGTGAGGTGGTCTGGGACCTGAACGGCCTGACGCGTCCGGACTGGGACAAGGCGGGCGACTACATAAGGACCGAGTGA
- a CDS encoding FtsX-like permease family protein yields the protein MYSRIFGYFFLAVGVLLFLAVAVAGPAWVTEHVILRIVSLPEDVPPRPLEEAPVTWEEVSEIVTRERVEAHVRAMSENPSRVVGYPGNRAAMEYVVDAFHAGGLAEVSVDTFTVSSPVDHGFTLTVHDAVETEIPVYQFWPNLVRLNSFPDGIRGPLHYGRRGEFQAFNGKEIEGSVVLVDFDGRDQYLNARMLGAQAILFYDSGPGSVTNNQAQRKILDVPADVPRFWVPDQHAAAVLAVARSGEVEVTIRGRMSWERAETWNVMGWIPGKDEQLPGSDGTEKWKDRVVVLSAFYDAMSVVPGLAPGAESAGGVAAMLELMDVLRAHPPGYTVLFLATSAHFHGLQGVNDFLDRHQRKDEFFLERIPEEDRIPFDLFLGLDLTSRADQVGLFSYGDFIFFTSNLEILYEPYADRYLNYARKAGVHDEADSRTAYLNTLTHPLRSQESFMPAGPAFDHEMVTLAGLHGMTFATVNDNRLLIDTPKDRIEYVDFANLVRQIRTLGTLLPAMLSDPEAFDVDESIRLKDEGRDIEGRVLEFDRTVDFFKPNTPVSDALVVYEPGYTSHSGVRGFMVTHADSLGHFRHSMVRFPRGPTELRSYGLGADGRIVYAPDLGEEGNATFPLAVPNAAKVNNTIQVLFPCEEINLFDIVDPGVFVALDNLTVLGRDNSPLRKYGAAFVEDQSFFGNWMTNAAVVFARPEDRVKMFMSSGPRGVKYLLTNTPESWLDEPPESISDDAMALAQGRGFTADHGLILYPFYQSALDLWSLNRARLMKLEDHGVTNARAAELHEESTEALRAAREALENRRYDAFAARSREAWGFEARAYPDVRYAADDTVDGIVFYFMLLVPFCFFLERLFFGFTDIRKRLASVGVIFAAVFMLLQNVHPAFQLSLTPYMVFLAFIILAMALIIITMIVTRFDTEMKNLTRSAAGLHEADIGRLSATAVAISLGISNLRKRKMRTALTAVTLTLLTFTVLSFTSFRTGIQFYTLDRENTPPYDGVLMRSLSWHSLPTSFLPYVENAFEGQADVVPRSWYEPEDMTSPYIDLRVPGKGTATTVQSVLGLHAGEPAVTGLDRFLVPGGRWFAPDERSVCLLPTELAERLNVGPEDVGTAEVEILGGRYTVIGLLDSDGFDAYRDMDDESIMPASFSMTRSLTEMDIEVFMSTIQASEHLPSRNVLVLPYRQTLDLNGSTRSVAIAGFSGGEQLRDSVEAFMSRVLLAVFVGMEDEVRVYSSLGATSVSGLANLIIPVLIAAFLVLNTMMGAVFERFREIGVYSAVGLAPNHVAALFIAEAAVFATLGAVFGYLAGQIITMGLSQWDLLGGMSLNYSSLSTVYATMVVMAIVFLSTLYPAKKAADMTVEDVTRRWSPPPPDEDDWCFEFPFTVTVPEALPLSGYLNHIFQTHEDSSAEDFVAEGTTLDAIPGDTFDTYHVASTVWLAPYDLAISQDVRLELEPVLHERLYRILIVIHRRSGDLAQWQTINRRFFTVLRKRFLVWRTLAEPIKARYRDIKAFDRHTAL from the coding sequence GTGTATTCGCGGATATTCGGTTACTTCTTCCTCGCCGTGGGCGTCCTGTTGTTCCTCGCCGTGGCCGTCGCCGGCCCGGCCTGGGTGACGGAGCACGTGATCCTGAGGATCGTCTCCCTTCCGGAAGATGTACCGCCCAGGCCCCTCGAAGAGGCGCCGGTGACCTGGGAAGAGGTATCCGAAATCGTTACCCGGGAACGCGTGGAGGCCCATGTCCGGGCGATGAGCGAAAACCCGTCCCGCGTCGTCGGCTATCCTGGCAACCGGGCGGCCATGGAGTACGTGGTCGATGCCTTCCATGCCGGCGGCCTGGCCGAGGTCTCCGTCGACACCTTCACGGTATCCTCCCCTGTCGACCACGGTTTCACGCTGACCGTGCACGACGCCGTGGAGACCGAGATTCCGGTGTACCAGTTCTGGCCCAACCTGGTCCGGCTGAATTCCTTCCCCGACGGGATCCGGGGACCCCTGCACTACGGCCGGCGGGGCGAGTTCCAGGCCTTCAACGGGAAGGAGATCGAGGGGAGTGTCGTCCTGGTCGATTTCGACGGGCGCGACCAGTACCTCAACGCGCGGATGCTCGGTGCGCAGGCCATACTTTTCTACGACAGCGGCCCCGGTTCCGTGACCAACAACCAGGCCCAGCGCAAGATCCTGGACGTGCCCGCCGACGTGCCGCGCTTCTGGGTCCCGGACCAGCATGCCGCCGCGGTCCTGGCGGTCGCGCGGTCCGGCGAGGTCGAAGTGACGATCCGGGGACGCATGTCATGGGAACGGGCCGAGACCTGGAACGTCATGGGGTGGATACCGGGCAAGGACGAGCAGCTGCCGGGGAGCGACGGTACGGAGAAATGGAAAGACCGGGTCGTCGTTCTATCGGCCTTCTACGACGCCATGTCGGTCGTACCCGGACTGGCGCCGGGTGCCGAGAGCGCGGGGGGCGTCGCCGCCATGCTGGAACTGATGGACGTGCTTCGGGCCCATCCGCCGGGATACACGGTGCTGTTTCTGGCCACGTCCGCCCATTTCCACGGGCTGCAGGGCGTAAACGACTTCCTGGACCGTCACCAGAGGAAAGACGAGTTCTTCCTGGAACGAATTCCCGAGGAGGACCGGATCCCCTTCGACCTGTTCCTGGGCCTGGACCTCACCAGCAGGGCGGACCAGGTCGGCCTGTTCAGCTACGGCGATTTCATCTTCTTCACCTCGAATCTGGAGATTCTGTACGAACCCTATGCGGACCGGTATCTGAATTACGCGCGTAAGGCCGGGGTCCACGATGAAGCGGACAGCCGGACGGCCTATCTCAACACGCTGACGCACCCGCTCCGGTCGCAGGAAAGCTTCATGCCCGCCGGTCCCGCCTTCGACCACGAGATGGTCACGCTCGCCGGGCTCCACGGCATGACCTTCGCCACAGTGAACGACAACCGGCTCCTTATCGATACCCCGAAGGACCGGATCGAGTACGTCGATTTCGCCAACCTGGTCCGGCAGATCCGGACGCTGGGCACCTTGCTGCCCGCCATGCTGTCCGATCCCGAGGCCTTCGACGTAGACGAGTCGATACGGCTCAAGGACGAGGGCCGCGACATCGAGGGCCGGGTCCTCGAATTCGACCGCACGGTCGATTTCTTCAAGCCCAATACCCCGGTCTCCGACGCCCTGGTCGTCTACGAGCCTGGCTATACGAGCCACAGCGGCGTGCGGGGATTCATGGTCACCCACGCCGACTCGTTGGGGCATTTCCGGCATTCAATGGTCCGGTTCCCCCGGGGACCGACGGAACTTCGCAGCTACGGCCTGGGCGCCGACGGCCGGATCGTGTACGCCCCGGACCTGGGTGAAGAGGGCAACGCCACCTTTCCCCTCGCGGTGCCTAACGCCGCAAAGGTGAACAATACCATACAGGTCCTCTTTCCCTGCGAGGAGATCAACCTCTTCGATATCGTGGACCCCGGCGTCTTCGTCGCCCTCGACAACCTGACCGTACTCGGCCGGGACAACAGTCCGTTGCGCAAGTACGGCGCGGCCTTCGTGGAAGACCAGAGTTTCTTCGGCAACTGGATGACCAACGCCGCGGTGGTCTTCGCCAGGCCCGAGGACCGGGTCAAGATGTTCATGAGCTCGGGTCCCCGGGGCGTCAAGTATCTGCTGACTAATACGCCCGAATCGTGGCTCGACGAACCGCCGGAAAGTATCTCCGACGACGCAATGGCCCTGGCACAGGGGCGGGGATTCACGGCGGACCACGGCCTGATCCTCTACCCCTTCTACCAGAGCGCGCTGGACCTGTGGTCGCTCAACCGGGCCCGCCTGATGAAACTGGAGGACCACGGCGTGACCAACGCCCGGGCCGCCGAACTCCACGAGGAAAGCACCGAGGCGCTTCGGGCCGCCCGGGAGGCCCTGGAGAACCGCCGTTACGACGCCTTCGCCGCGCGGTCGAGGGAGGCGTGGGGCTTCGAGGCGCGGGCCTATCCCGACGTGCGGTACGCCGCGGACGACACGGTGGACGGCATCGTGTTCTACTTCATGCTGCTTGTCCCTTTTTGTTTCTTCCTCGAACGGCTTTTCTTCGGTTTCACCGACATTCGGAAGCGGCTGGCCTCGGTGGGCGTCATCTTCGCGGCGGTCTTCATGCTGCTGCAGAACGTGCATCCCGCCTTTCAGCTCAGCCTGACGCCGTACATGGTCTTTCTCGCCTTCATCATCCTGGCCATGGCACTGATCATCATTACCATGATCGTGACCCGGTTCGACACCGAGATGAAGAACCTGACCCGGTCTGCGGCCGGACTCCACGAGGCGGACATCGGCCGGCTGAGCGCCACGGCCGTGGCCATATCCCTGGGGATATCGAACCTGCGCAAGCGGAAGATGCGCACGGCGCTGACCGCGGTCACGCTGACCCTGCTGACCTTCACCGTGTTGTCCTTCACTTCCTTCCGGACCGGCATCCAGTTCTATACGCTGGACCGCGAGAACACCCCGCCGTACGACGGTGTCCTCATGCGCAGCCTGTCGTGGCACTCCCTGCCCACCTCCTTCCTGCCCTACGTGGAGAACGCCTTCGAAGGCCAGGCGGACGTGGTGCCCCGGTCCTGGTACGAGCCGGAGGACATGACCAGTCCCTACATCGATCTGCGCGTGCCGGGCAAAGGGACCGCCACCACGGTACAATCCGTCCTGGGACTGCACGCCGGCGAACCGGCCGTCACCGGCCTGGACCGCTTCCTGGTGCCGGGCGGACGATGGTTCGCCCCGGACGAAAGGTCGGTCTGCCTCCTGCCCACGGAACTGGCCGAGCGGTTGAACGTGGGGCCGGAGGACGTAGGTACGGCGGAAGTGGAGATCCTCGGGGGACGCTATACCGTGATCGGCCTGCTCGATTCCGATGGGTTCGACGCCTACCGGGACATGGACGACGAGAGCATCATGCCCGCCAGCTTCTCCATGACCCGTTCCCTGACCGAAATGGACATCGAAGTGTTCATGTCCACTATCCAGGCCTCCGAGCACCTGCCGTCTCGCAACGTGCTCGTCCTGCCCTACCGGCAGACACTCGACCTGAACGGGTCCACGCGGTCCGTGGCCATCGCGGGGTTCTCAGGCGGCGAACAGCTTCGCGATTCCGTGGAGGCCTTCATGTCGCGGGTCCTCCTGGCCGTGTTCGTCGGCATGGAAGACGAGGTGAGGGTCTACAGCTCCCTGGGCGCCACCTCGGTTTCGGGCCTGGCCAACCTGATCATCCCGGTGCTCATCGCGGCGTTCCTGGTGTTGAACACCATGATGGGCGCCGTGTTCGAACGGTTCCGGGAAATCGGCGTGTACAGCGCGGTGGGCCTGGCCCCGAACCACGTGGCGGCCCTGTTCATCGCCGAAGCCGCCGTATTCGCGACCCTCGGGGCCGTCTTCGGTTACCTGGCCGGCCAGATCATCACCATGGGGCTTTCGCAATGGGACCTGCTCGGCGGCATGTCGCTCAACTATTCCTCCCTGTCAACCGTATACGCCACGATGGTTGTCATGGCCATCGTCTTCCTCTCCACCCTCTACCCGGCGAAGAAGGCCGCGGACATGACGGTGGAGGACGTGACGCGGCGCTGGTCGCCCCCGCCGCCCGACGAAGACGACTGGTGCTTCGAGTTCCCGTTCACGGTGACCGTCCCCGAAGCGTTGCCGCTGTCGGGTTACCTGAACCACATCTTCCAGACCCATGAAGACAGTTCGGCGGAGGACTTCGTCGCCGAGGGGACCACGCTCGACGCGATACCGGGCGATACCTTCGACACGTATCACGTGGCGTCCACCGTCTGGCTGGCGCCCTATGACCTCGCCATCAGCCAGGACGTGCGTCTTGAACTGGAGCCTGTGCTCCACGAGAGACTGTACCGCATCCTGATCGTGATCCATCGCCGCAGCGGAGACCTGGCGCAGTGGCAGACGATCAACCGGCGGTTCTTTACCGTACTGAGGAAGCGGTTTCTGGTATGGCGGACCCTGGCAGAGCCCATAAAGGCGCGGTACCGGGATATCAAAGCCTTCGATCGCCACACGGCCCTGTAA
- a CDS encoding MMPL family transporter: MKAETRAALDRFLNRYIAFICRHPAKVLLFALLSASLSVHFASRLQLKTDFVELLPEGYRSVDDIHRLTERVGGIGNLTVVIETEDLAAAQRYADDLAGRLRSDLPEGYVRYIEYRVDDEKRFYENHKYLYADLEDLEEIQSRLSRQILKTKLEQNPLFVSEEDLGLETEDEPFTVSDLEEKYEKQASEKLDKWVDGYFTGHDEQGRFLVMVLKPFGSSTGVSFSRDLCERVLAIAEGLELTSYHPSLKVGLTGKYRLILDQYESVNREIFTSAGVTLSLVALAIFLYFRTVVPVINITLVVVVGILWTFCLTYFRIGYLNMQTAFLGAIIIGNGINYGLILMSRYKEERLRGENARDGVQIAFRNTLTATVTSAASTGLAYGTLMITDFRGFNHFGFIGGLGMLLCWLSTFSILPALLMLWDRTAFGRKTWTRKVSRGRSMSRLANLVQKKPRTVVGTSASLVLLSAVLLVWWLPNSFEYDFSKLRNEPRGDTYERILNHRVNALFGISQSPAVILADRLDQVPGIRRAVLDKKEAEKEVPNPTIDRVRTIYDLLPEDQEDKIDVLWDIEYMLDTNPPDELGIPPDQLAKINDFRDNLSLDGITVDDLPEALTRPYEERDGTVGRLIYVYPRSDAGLWNGRNLIRFAEVVRSNQLPDDEVIYSSGEAVVFADMLKAVDRDGPIATIACFVGVITLLVLAFRSIHASVVILASLLGGMLVMGGVIAVFDIKVNFFNFIVIPTTLGIGVDYSVNLYQRYRLDGRGSIGNMVQHTGAALVMCSSTTLIGYTSLMLTSNRGLHSFGIMANVGEIATLATALVALPAYLLIMEKRRTRPVT; encoded by the coding sequence GTGAAGGCCGAAACTAGAGCCGCCCTAGACCGCTTCCTGAACAGGTATATCGCCTTCATCTGCCGCCATCCGGCAAAGGTCCTGTTGTTCGCGCTGCTTTCCGCCTCGCTTTCCGTCCATTTCGCTTCCCGGCTTCAACTGAAAACCGACTTCGTCGAACTGCTCCCCGAAGGCTACCGGAGCGTCGACGACATACACCGGCTCACGGAGCGTGTCGGCGGCATCGGCAACCTGACGGTCGTAATTGAAACGGAAGACCTGGCCGCCGCCCAGCGGTACGCCGACGACCTCGCCGGCAGGCTCCGGTCCGATCTCCCGGAAGGATATGTCCGTTACATCGAGTACCGGGTGGACGACGAGAAGCGGTTCTACGAAAACCACAAGTACCTGTACGCCGACCTGGAAGACCTGGAAGAGATCCAGAGCCGGCTGAGCCGGCAGATACTGAAGACGAAACTGGAACAGAATCCCCTTTTCGTTTCCGAGGAAGACCTCGGCCTGGAGACGGAAGACGAACCGTTCACCGTGAGCGACCTGGAGGAGAAGTACGAGAAACAGGCGTCGGAGAAGCTGGACAAGTGGGTCGACGGCTATTTCACGGGACACGACGAGCAGGGGCGGTTTCTCGTCATGGTCCTGAAACCCTTCGGATCTTCGACCGGCGTGTCCTTCTCGCGGGACCTTTGCGAACGGGTCCTGGCCATCGCGGAAGGCCTCGAACTCACGTCCTACCACCCGTCGCTGAAGGTCGGGCTCACCGGCAAGTACCGCCTGATCCTGGACCAGTACGAGTCCGTAAACCGGGAGATCTTCACGTCGGCCGGCGTCACGCTGTCGCTGGTCGCCCTGGCCATATTCCTCTACTTCCGCACCGTCGTCCCGGTCATCAACATCACGCTTGTCGTGGTGGTCGGCATCCTCTGGACGTTCTGCCTGACCTACTTCCGCATCGGCTACCTGAACATGCAGACCGCCTTCCTGGGCGCCATCATCATTGGGAACGGCATCAACTACGGCTTGATCCTGATGTCCCGATACAAGGAAGAGCGGTTGCGGGGAGAGAACGCACGGGACGGCGTGCAGATCGCCTTCCGGAACACGCTCACGGCGACGGTCACCTCGGCGGCGTCCACCGGACTGGCCTACGGTACCCTCATGATCACCGATTTCCGGGGCTTCAACCATTTCGGGTTCATCGGCGGCCTGGGCATGCTGCTGTGCTGGCTTTCGACCTTCTCCATCCTTCCGGCGCTGCTGATGCTCTGGGACCGCACCGCCTTCGGACGGAAGACCTGGACCCGGAAGGTCTCCCGGGGCAGGTCGATGAGCCGGCTCGCCAACCTGGTGCAGAAGAAGCCGCGGACCGTGGTGGGCACGAGCGCTTCCCTGGTGCTGCTCAGCGCCGTCCTGCTCGTATGGTGGCTCCCGAACTCCTTCGAGTACGACTTCTCGAAGCTGCGCAACGAGCCGCGGGGCGACACTTACGAGCGGATCCTCAACCACCGCGTCAACGCCCTCTTCGGCATATCGCAGTCGCCGGCCGTCATCCTGGCGGACCGCTTGGACCAGGTGCCGGGCATACGCCGGGCCGTGCTGGACAAGAAAGAGGCCGAAAAGGAAGTGCCCAATCCGACCATCGACCGGGTCCGGACCATTTACGACCTGCTGCCGGAGGACCAGGAAGACAAGATCGACGTCCTCTGGGACATCGAGTACATGCTCGACACGAATCCGCCCGACGAACTCGGAATACCGCCCGACCAGCTCGCGAAGATCAACGATTTCCGCGACAACCTGAGCCTGGACGGGATCACCGTGGACGACCTGCCCGAAGCGCTTACGCGGCCCTACGAGGAGCGGGACGGGACGGTGGGCCGCCTGATCTACGTCTACCCGCGGTCGGACGCCGGGCTCTGGAACGGCCGGAACCTGATCCGGTTCGCGGAGGTCGTCCGTTCCAACCAACTTCCGGACGATGAAGTCATCTATTCTTCCGGAGAGGCCGTGGTCTTCGCCGACATGCTGAAGGCCGTGGACCGCGACGGGCCCATCGCCACCATCGCCTGCTTCGTGGGCGTGATCACGCTCCTCGTACTGGCCTTCCGAAGCATCCACGCATCGGTGGTCATTCTGGCGTCCCTGCTGGGCGGCATGCTGGTTATGGGCGGGGTCATTGCCGTCTTCGACATCAAGGTGAACTTCTTCAACTTCATCGTCATACCCACTACGCTGGGCATCGGGGTAGACTACAGCGTGAACCTGTATCAACGCTACCGCCTTGACGGACGGGGTTCCATCGGTAATATGGTACAGCATACGGGCGCGGCCCTGGTCATGTGCTCGTCTACGACGCTGATCGGGTACACCTCGCTCATGCTCACGTCCAACCGGGGCCTGCATTCCTTCGGGATCATGGCCAACGTGGGAGAGATCGCCACGCTGGCGACAGCCCTGGTCGCGCTGCCCGCCTACCTGCTCATCATGGAAAAGCGCCGAACAAGGCCGGTTACATGA